From a single Kitasatospora sp. NBC_00458 genomic region:
- a CDS encoding bifunctional DNA primase/polymerase: protein MDIWTYQSVEYVTVAGEAWLASASEYPRSMRALWESRPWAPSVLPCGRAFDVISMPALFGRRVLDELWASGPGCGPVAAYRGRILLFVRPGAAARLRRLLAWEEWARDVPPLLCHGQGDAVTVPPVQRMVNGPDSPGLGAGRWIVAPDSREPWLPGAPVVLWACVRAAREPAAALR, encoded by the coding sequence GTGGACATCTGGACGTATCAGTCGGTGGAGTACGTGACCGTGGCCGGGGAGGCCTGGCTCGCCTCCGCCAGCGAGTACCCGCGCAGCATGCGAGCCCTCTGGGAGTCCCGCCCGTGGGCGCCCTCGGTGCTGCCCTGCGGGCGCGCCTTCGACGTGATCAGCATGCCCGCCCTGTTCGGGCGCCGGGTGCTGGACGAGCTGTGGGCCTCCGGGCCCGGCTGCGGGCCGGTGGCCGCCTACCGGGGGCGGATACTGCTGTTCGTCCGCCCGGGGGCGGCGGCCCGGCTGCGCAGGCTGCTGGCCTGGGAGGAGTGGGCCCGGGACGTGCCGCCGCTGCTCTGCCACGGGCAGGGCGACGCGGTGACCGTCCCGCCCGTGCAGCGGATGGTGAACGGCCCGGACTCCCCGGGGCTGGGTGCCGGGCGGTGGATCGTCGCCCCGGACAGCCGGGAGCCGTGGCTGCCGGGTGCCCCGGTGGTGCTCTGGGCCTGCGTCCGCGCGGCCCGGGAGCCGGCCGCCGCCCTGCGCTGA
- the pgi gene encoding glucose-6-phosphate isomerase, with amino-acid sequence MSETRADARTPLDRTPQWAALAKHREEFGETHLRDLFAADPERGRRYTLQVGDLHVDYAKQLVTDETLALLRELAEATGVAALRDAMFRGEKINTTEDRAVLHTALRAPRDAVIEVDGENVVPGVHAVLDRMAGFAEQVRSGAWRGHTGERIRTVVNIGIGGSDLGPAMAYEVLRSYSDRGIDVRFVSNVDGADLHEAVRDLDPAETLFIVASKTFTTIETITNAVSARNWLLTGLSADTGAVAKHFVALSTNAEGVADFGIDTANMFEFWDWVGGRYSYDSAIGLSLMIAIGPDAFREMLDGFHLVDEHFRTAPPEENVPLLLGLLGVWYGAFFDAQAHAVLPYSHYLSKFTAYLQQLDMESNGKSVDREGNPVGWQTGPVVWGTPGTNGQHAYYQLLHQGTKLIPADFIGFARPVADLLPGLVAQHDLLLANFFAQTQALAFGKTPEEVAAEGVPPELVPHKTFRGNHPTTTVLAGELTPSVLGQLVALYEHKVFVQGAVWNIDSFDQWGVELGKVLARRIEPVLLTGEGADALDSSTAELVARYRALRGR; translated from the coding sequence ATGTCGGAGACCCGCGCCGACGCCCGAACCCCGCTGGACCGCACCCCGCAGTGGGCCGCTCTCGCCAAGCACCGGGAGGAGTTCGGCGAGACGCACCTGCGCGACCTGTTCGCCGCCGACCCGGAGCGAGGCCGCCGCTACACCCTCCAGGTCGGCGACCTGCACGTCGACTACGCCAAGCAGCTCGTCACCGACGAGACGCTGGCCCTGCTGCGCGAGCTGGCCGAGGCCACCGGCGTCGCCGCCCTGCGGGACGCCATGTTCCGCGGCGAGAAGATCAACACCACCGAGGACCGGGCCGTCCTGCACACCGCGCTGCGCGCCCCGCGCGACGCCGTGATCGAGGTCGACGGCGAGAACGTGGTCCCCGGCGTCCACGCCGTGCTCGACAGGATGGCCGGCTTCGCCGAGCAGGTCCGCAGCGGCGCCTGGCGCGGCCACACCGGCGAGCGGATCCGCACCGTCGTCAACATCGGCATCGGCGGCTCCGACCTCGGCCCCGCCATGGCCTACGAGGTGCTGCGCTCCTACAGCGACCGCGGCATCGACGTCCGCTTCGTCTCCAACGTGGACGGCGCCGACCTGCACGAGGCCGTCCGCGACCTCGACCCGGCCGAGACGCTGTTCATCGTCGCGTCGAAGACCTTCACCACCATCGAGACCATCACCAACGCGGTCTCCGCCCGCAACTGGCTGCTCACCGGCCTGAGCGCCGACACCGGGGCGGTGGCCAAGCACTTCGTCGCCCTCTCCACCAACGCCGAGGGCGTCGCCGACTTCGGCATCGACACCGCCAACATGTTCGAGTTCTGGGACTGGGTGGGCGGCCGCTACTCCTACGACTCGGCGATCGGCCTCTCGCTGATGATCGCCATCGGCCCGGACGCCTTCCGCGAGATGCTGGACGGCTTCCACCTGGTCGACGAGCACTTCCGCACCGCGCCCCCCGAGGAGAACGTCCCGCTGCTGCTCGGCCTGCTCGGGGTCTGGTACGGCGCCTTCTTCGACGCCCAGGCGCACGCCGTGCTGCCGTACTCGCACTACCTGTCGAAGTTCACCGCCTACCTCCAGCAGCTGGACATGGAGTCCAACGGCAAGTCGGTGGACCGCGAGGGCAACCCGGTCGGCTGGCAGACCGGCCCGGTGGTCTGGGGCACCCCCGGCACCAACGGCCAGCACGCCTACTACCAGCTGCTCCACCAGGGCACCAAGCTGATCCCGGCCGACTTCATCGGGTTCGCCAGGCCGGTCGCCGACCTGCTGCCCGGCCTGGTCGCCCAGCACGACCTGCTGCTCGCCAACTTCTTCGCCCAGACCCAGGCGCTGGCCTTCGGCAAGACGCCGGAGGAGGTCGCGGCCGAGGGCGTGCCGCCCGAGCTGGTCCCGCACAAGACCTTCCGCGGCAACCACCCGACCACCACCGTCCTGGCCGGTGAGCTGACCCCGTCGGTGCTCGGCCAGCTGGTCGCCCTCTACGAGCACAAGGTGTTCGTCCAGGGCGCGGTCTGGAACATCGACTCCTTCGACCAGTGGGGCGTCGAACTGGGCAAGGTGCTCGCCAGGCGGATCGAGCCGGTGCTGCTGACCGGCGAGGGCGCGGACGCGCTGGACAGCTCCACCGCCGAGCTGGTCGCCCGCTACCGCGCGCTGCGCGGGCGCTGA
- a CDS encoding Na+/H+ antiporter has translation MGQLPLLFLVLLASVVTMPLARRTGVPQPVLMTLLGIVMAVVPQIPDIAIDPDLILPLVLPPLIFAVARRSSVRYFKANIRSILLLAVALVVVTTAVVAGTVHWLLPTLPVAAAIAVGALVSPPDPVAAVAVAGSVGLPRRLVAILESEGLFNDVTAIVIYSLAIDAVVGGDFSTGHAVLRFVLSAVLAVVIGVALGWANTKLASYLEDPTQQVALNLLVPFAAYSLAEEIHGSGVLAVVVCGLYLAERAADADAVAYRLVGNAFWEIVEILITGVAFGLIGLELATVLKEAGSGWTSMLGDAAVVIAVVVVVRLLWLLPAGWLSQRLRAGSEEDTPISWQESVVLWWSGMRGVATVALALAIPLTVDSGEAFPERGRLVFIAFSVVLFTLLVQGLTLPWLAKWLHLDLDHDKHEQEVRLLWWRAAKAGLARLGELEDQDKLPAEVADRLRDRQHDRLARLCPENYAEEEATEAKQRLAQWRAAHSVEQEMIAASRREMLVARAETGADPELVDQVLRGLDLRSERK, from the coding sequence GTGGGCCAGCTGCCCCTGCTCTTCCTGGTGCTGCTCGCCTCCGTGGTGACCATGCCGCTGGCCCGCCGGACGGGGGTGCCGCAGCCGGTGCTGATGACCCTGCTCGGCATCGTCATGGCCGTGGTCCCGCAGATCCCCGACATCGCCATCGACCCCGACCTGATCCTGCCGCTCGTCCTGCCGCCGCTGATCTTCGCCGTCGCCCGGCGCTCCTCGGTCCGCTACTTCAAGGCCAACATCCGCTCCATCCTGCTGCTCGCGGTCGCCCTGGTGGTGGTCACCACCGCCGTGGTGGCCGGCACCGTGCACTGGCTGCTGCCCACGCTCCCGGTCGCCGCCGCCATCGCGGTCGGCGCCCTGGTCTCGCCGCCCGACCCGGTCGCCGCCGTCGCGGTGGCCGGCAGCGTCGGCCTGCCCCGGCGGCTGGTGGCGATCCTGGAGAGCGAGGGCCTGTTCAACGACGTCACCGCGATCGTCATCTACTCGCTGGCCATCGACGCGGTCGTCGGCGGCGACTTCTCGACCGGCCACGCCGTGCTCCGGTTCGTCCTCTCGGCGGTGCTCGCCGTCGTCATCGGCGTCGCCCTCGGCTGGGCCAACACCAAGCTCGCCTCCTACCTGGAGGACCCGACCCAGCAGGTCGCGCTCAACCTGCTGGTGCCGTTCGCGGCCTACAGCCTGGCCGAGGAGATCCACGGCTCCGGCGTCCTCGCCGTCGTCGTCTGCGGGCTCTACCTGGCCGAACGGGCCGCCGACGCCGACGCCGTCGCCTACCGGCTGGTCGGCAACGCGTTCTGGGAGATCGTCGAGATCCTGATCACCGGCGTCGCCTTCGGCCTGATCGGGCTCGAACTGGCCACCGTCCTCAAGGAGGCCGGATCCGGCTGGACCAGCATGCTCGGCGACGCGGCCGTGGTGATCGCCGTGGTCGTCGTGGTCCGGCTGCTCTGGCTGCTGCCGGCCGGCTGGCTCTCCCAGCGGCTGCGGGCCGGCTCCGAGGAGGACACCCCGATCAGCTGGCAGGAGAGCGTGGTGCTCTGGTGGTCCGGGATGCGCGGGGTGGCGACCGTCGCGCTGGCCCTGGCCATCCCGCTCACCGTCGACTCCGGCGAGGCCTTCCCGGAACGCGGCCGGCTCGTCTTCATCGCCTTCAGCGTGGTGCTCTTCACCCTGCTGGTCCAGGGCCTCACCCTGCCCTGGCTCGCCAAGTGGCTCCACCTCGACCTCGACCACGACAAGCACGAGCAGGAGGTCCGGCTGCTCTGGTGGCGCGCCGCCAAGGCCGGGCTCGCCCGGCTCGGCGAGCTGGAGGACCAGGACAAGCTGCCCGCCGAGGTCGCCGACCGGCTGCGGGACCGTCAGCACGACCGGCTGGCACGGCTCTGCCCCGAGAACTACGCCGAGGAGGAGGCCACCGAGGCGAAGCAGCGCCTGGCCCAGTGGCGCGCCGCCCACAGCGTCGAGCAGGAGATGATCGCCGCCTCCCGGCGGGAGATGCTGGTCGCCCGCGCCGAGACCGGCGCCGACCCGGAGCTCGTCGACCAGGTGCTCCGCGGGCTCGACCTGCGCTCCGAACGGAAGTGA
- a CDS encoding NADP-dependent oxidoreductase, giving the protein MKAVTVPRFGGPEVLRVTEVPDPVPGPGEVRVRVYAAGVQPVDLSIREGRAPVGVEIAPGLVPGNEFAGVVDRIGPGTEGWATGDEVLGFRLLGCSAELVVADAARLVRKPAGMPWEQAGALSASGQTAHVALGQLKVGEGDTVLVHGAAGGVGTAAVQLARALGATVVGTASERNHDYLRELGAIPVTYGEGLVERVRAVAPQGVDAAFDAAGRGALEASVELVADRDRIGTVVDYPGAGRLGVQGIRGERTAARLAELVALWEAGTLRVEIADAFPLGRAADAHRLVGAGHVRGKVVLVP; this is encoded by the coding sequence ATGAAGGCAGTCACCGTCCCCCGGTTCGGCGGCCCCGAGGTGCTGCGGGTGACCGAGGTGCCCGACCCCGTCCCGGGGCCGGGCGAGGTGCGGGTCAGGGTCTACGCGGCCGGGGTGCAGCCGGTCGACCTGTCCATCCGCGAGGGCCGCGCGCCGGTCGGTGTCGAGATAGCGCCCGGGCTGGTCCCCGGCAACGAGTTCGCCGGGGTGGTCGACCGGATCGGCCCCGGCACCGAGGGCTGGGCGACCGGTGACGAGGTGCTCGGCTTCCGGCTGCTCGGCTGCAGCGCGGAACTGGTCGTCGCGGACGCCGCCCGGCTGGTGCGCAAGCCGGCCGGGATGCCCTGGGAGCAGGCCGGGGCGCTCTCCGCGTCCGGGCAGACCGCGCACGTCGCGCTCGGGCAGCTGAAGGTCGGCGAGGGCGACACCGTCCTGGTCCACGGCGCCGCCGGCGGGGTCGGCACGGCCGCCGTCCAGCTGGCCCGGGCCCTGGGCGCCACGGTCGTCGGCACCGCGAGCGAGCGCAACCACGACTACCTGCGGGAGCTCGGCGCGATCCCCGTCACGTACGGCGAGGGCCTGGTGGAGCGGGTCCGGGCGGTCGCCCCGCAGGGCGTGGACGCGGCCTTCGACGCGGCCGGGCGCGGCGCGCTGGAGGCCTCCGTCGAGCTGGTCGCCGACCGGGACCGGATCGGCACCGTGGTCGACTACCCGGGCGCCGGGCGGCTGGGCGTCCAGGGGATCCGCGGGGAGCGGACGGCGGCCCGGCTGGCCGAGCTGGTCGCCCTGTGGGAGGCGGGCACCCTGCGGGTGGAGATCGCCGACGCCTTCCCGCTGGGGCGGGCGGCCGACGCCCACCGGCTGGTCGGCGCCGGGCACGTCCGGGGGAAGGTCGTCCTCGTGCCGTGA
- the hemC gene encoding hydroxymethylbilane synthase, whose protein sequence is MTSAELIRIVSRSSPMALAQVERVRAELAVLHPALRTEVVPVTTSGDRWMGDLARLGGKGAFTKEVDEALLAGEADLAVHCLKDVPADRPLPAGTVFAAYLRRDDIRDALVHPGGLTLDELPAGSRIGTSSVRRRAQLAASHPHLECVPMRGNANSRLAKLEAGEADALLLALSGLERIGEEARISEVLPVGAMCPPIGAGILALQCRIEDDATIDAVAGLGDHPTWREASAERMFLHVLQGHCNSPIAGYAKAEADGRLSLRGRVFSPDGKRILDAHEWAGSLSPEDLGTATALALKRQGASELIAAIPH, encoded by the coding sequence ATGACCAGCGCAGAGTTGATCCGCATCGTCTCCCGGTCCTCACCCATGGCGCTCGCCCAGGTCGAGCGGGTCCGGGCCGAACTCGCCGTCCTGCACCCGGCGCTGCGCACCGAGGTGGTGCCGGTGACCACCTCCGGGGACCGCTGGATGGGCGACCTCGCCCGGCTCGGCGGCAAGGGCGCCTTCACCAAGGAGGTGGACGAGGCGCTGCTCGCGGGCGAGGCCGACCTCGCCGTGCACTGCCTCAAGGACGTGCCGGCCGACCGCCCGCTGCCGGCCGGCACGGTGTTCGCCGCCTACCTGCGCCGCGACGACATCCGCGACGCGCTCGTCCACCCGGGCGGCCTCACCCTGGACGAGCTGCCGGCCGGCAGCCGGATCGGCACCTCCTCGGTCCGCCGCCGGGCCCAGCTCGCCGCCTCCCACCCGCACCTGGAGTGCGTGCCGATGCGCGGCAACGCCAACAGCCGGCTGGCCAAGCTGGAGGCGGGGGAGGCGGACGCGCTGCTGCTCGCGCTCTCCGGGCTGGAGCGGATCGGCGAGGAGGCGCGGATCAGCGAGGTGCTCCCGGTCGGGGCGATGTGCCCGCCGATCGGCGCCGGAATCCTGGCCCTCCAGTGCCGCATCGAGGACGACGCCACCATCGACGCCGTCGCCGGCCTCGGCGACCACCCGACCTGGCGCGAGGCGAGCGCCGAGCGGATGTTCCTGCACGTGCTGCAGGGCCACTGCAACTCGCCGATCGCCGGCTACGCCAAGGCCGAGGCGGACGGCCGCCTCTCGCTGCGCGGCCGGGTCTTCAGCCCGGACGGCAAGCGGATCCTGGACGCCCACGAGTGGGCCGGCTCACTGAGCCCGGAGGACCTCGGCACGGCGACCGCCCTCGCGCTCAAGCGGCAGGGCGCCTCCGAGCTGATCGCCGCCATCCCGCACTGA